The Nitrospira tepida genome includes a window with the following:
- a CDS encoding DUF6036 family nucleotidyltransferase, producing MPTITTERLIDLLSEYVREQGRSVDLLLVGALALQAYGWRDRPTQDVDGEVAGPLEPLVTFLMAHGVPADLSEDISGWSIVSMPPGYRDRATDLVARPNLRIRLLAPVDFVIAKLRRGTDLDLEDAAFVVKRFGLTPTSIQATAETAIAASRQDTALFLFRKTVDLFCRSLADRQP from the coding sequence TTGCCTACCATCACCACTGAGCGCCTGATCGATCTGCTTTCCGAATACGTTCGCGAGCAAGGCCGCTCGGTTGATCTCCTGCTCGTCGGCGCTCTGGCTCTTCAAGCGTACGGCTGGCGTGACCGCCCGACCCAAGATGTGGATGGAGAGGTTGCCGGCCCACTCGAACCGCTGGTGACATTCCTCATGGCACATGGGGTGCCAGCGGACCTCAGCGAAGATATTTCGGGTTGGTCGATCGTCTCGATGCCTCCCGGCTATCGAGACCGCGCCACCGACCTTGTCGCACGTCCCAACCTCCGCATTCGATTGCTCGCGCCCGTCGATTTCGTTATCGCAAAATTGCGACGCGGGACCGATCTTGATCTGGAAGATGCCGCCTTCGTGGTGAAACGCTTCGGACTGACCCCCACCTCGATCCAAGCCACAGCCGAGACCGCAATTGCAGCATCTCGGCAAGATACGGCGCTGTTTCTCTTCCGCAAGACCGTGGACCTCTTCTGCAGAAGCTTGGCCGACCGGCAGCCTTGA